The genomic window GACAAAAAAGAAAATAATAATAAAAAACTAAAGTTTTTTAGCATTTATTATATATAACTCTTCAAATGGGAGTTTTAACTTGGCTTTAATCTCCACTTTAAATCCTAAATTTTTTAATATTGATAATGTTTTATCTTTATCATTTAATGAACTTTGAACTAATTGGATAACTCCTCCATCTTTTAAATATTTTGGAGCTTCTTTTAAAAATCTATCTAAAACAGCCCTCCCATCTTTTCCTCCATCAAAAGCATAGTTTATATAACCATCTAACTTTTCATCCTCTTCTGTGGGTAAATATGGAGGGTTAAAAATAATAACATCAAATTTACCTTTTATATTTTCAAATAAATCACTTTCTATAATCTCTATTTTAGCATTGTTTAATTTAGCATTATATTTAGCCAATTTAACAGCATATGGATTTATATCTGTTGCCACTACTCTTTTAGCCCCTTTTTTATAGCAAGCTATAGCTATTAAACCACA from Methanocaldococcus villosus KIN24-T80 includes these protein-coding regions:
- a CDS encoding HemK2/MTQ2 family protein methyltransferase; this encodes MKLKFHKYVYEPAEDSYLLLNNLVDVEGKEVLEIGTGCGLIAIACYKKGAKRVVATDINPYAVKLAKYNAKLNNAKIEIIESDLFENIKGKFDVIIFNPPYLPTEEDEKLDGYINYAFDGGKDGRAVLDRFLKEAPKYLKDGGVIQLVQSSLNDKDKTLSILKNLGFKVEIKAKLKLPFEELYIINAKKL